A genomic segment from Paenibacillus sp. FSL K6-1096 encodes:
- a CDS encoding redox-sensing transcriptional repressor Rex, giving the protein MKSDKISEAVVRRLPVYLRFLNDLQKREISTVSSQELGQKLDLNPAQIRKDLAYFGDFGRKGIGYDVSYLIEKIRHILKLDQQINVALVGAGNLGHALSNYNAYLKDTMKITAIFDAYPPKVGQKINSLVVQPMEELGDTIREQGIRIGIITVPDSEAQNVADILVDSGIEAILNFAPVILKTPANIRIHAADFTTDLQSLAYYLHDGKEEAEDEQQ; this is encoded by the coding sequence ATGAAATCGGATAAAATATCGGAGGCCGTAGTCCGCAGGCTCCCAGTGTACCTGCGGTTCCTGAACGATCTCCAAAAACGTGAAATCTCCACCGTTTCTTCCCAGGAGCTGGGACAGAAGCTTGATCTGAACCCTGCGCAGATCCGCAAGGACCTGGCATACTTCGGGGATTTCGGCAGAAAGGGCATCGGTTATGATGTCTCGTATCTGATCGAGAAGATCCGCCATATTCTCAAGCTGGACCAGCAGATCAACGTTGCACTGGTAGGCGCCGGTAACCTCGGGCACGCCTTGTCCAACTACAATGCTTATCTGAAGGATACGATGAAGATTACAGCGATCTTCGATGCCTATCCGCCGAAGGTGGGCCAGAAGATCAACTCCCTGGTTGTACAGCCGATGGAAGAGCTGGGGGATACCATCCGCGAACAGGGCATCCGGATCGGCATTATTACCGTACCGGACAGCGAAGCCCAGAACGTAGCGGATATTCTGGTGGATTCCGGCATTGAAGCCATTCTGAATTTCGCGCCGGTCATTCTGAAGACGCCTGCCAATATCCGGATTCATGCCGCAGACTTCACTACCGATCTGCAGAGCCTGGCTTATTATTTGCATGATGGAAAGGAAGAGGCTGAAGATGAGCAGCAATAA
- a CDS encoding amidohydrolase encodes MSSNKTIIKNGRFLVPGTKQPVLGGYMTIEDDLITYIGEAEPAHEEGALIVDGSRLLFMPGLVNTHGHAAMSLLRGYGDDMVLQSWLQEKMWPMEEKFTGEDVYWGTALSVLEMLKGGTTTFLDMYDHMDRVAEVVEQSGIRAVLMRGVIGLCPEEVQNHKLAEAIAFARNWHGKADGRITTMLSPHAPYTCPPEFFVKFVQAAHDLDLPMHTHMSETRHEVEQNVTDYGLRPVAHLEKLGMFTRPSLIAHGVHLNDEEISILARYNVGVSHNPGSNLKLASGVARVPELLAAGVKVSLGTDGAASNNNLDMFEEMRLAALIHKGVSGDPTAVPAPEALLMATEYGAQSVFLNSVGRLAAGMKADFIALDIDQPHLLPHTDLLSHAVYSASAKDVEHVWVNGKQVVKHGQCLTLDEEAIRRRAQETFDSLLKR; translated from the coding sequence ATGAGCAGCAATAAGACAATAATTAAGAACGGACGCTTCCTGGTGCCGGGTACGAAGCAGCCGGTACTTGGCGGATATATGACCATAGAGGATGATCTGATCACTTACATAGGTGAAGCTGAGCCTGCCCATGAAGAGGGGGCTCTGATTGTTGACGGCAGCCGTCTGCTCTTTATGCCGGGTCTGGTTAACACCCACGGCCATGCCGCGATGTCCCTGCTGCGCGGGTATGGGGACGATATGGTGCTTCAGTCCTGGCTGCAGGAGAAAATGTGGCCGATGGAAGAGAAATTTACCGGCGAGGATGTCTACTGGGGCACGGCGCTGTCTGTGCTGGAGATGCTGAAGGGCGGCACCACCACCTTCCTCGATATGTATGACCATATGGACCGGGTAGCCGAGGTGGTAGAGCAATCCGGTATTCGTGCTGTGCTGATGCGCGGTGTTATCGGCCTCTGCCCGGAAGAGGTGCAGAACCACAAGCTGGCGGAGGCGATCGCGTTTGCCCGTAACTGGCACGGCAAGGCAGACGGCCGCATCACAACGATGCTCTCGCCGCACGCTCCATACACCTGTCCGCCTGAGTTCTTCGTGAAGTTCGTGCAGGCCGCCCATGATCTCGATCTGCCGATGCATACACATATGTCCGAGACGCGCCATGAGGTGGAGCAGAACGTAACCGATTACGGTCTTCGTCCGGTCGCGCATCTGGAGAAGCTGGGGATGTTCACCCGGCCTTCCCTGATCGCCCACGGTGTGCACCTGAACGATGAGGAGATTAGCATTCTGGCCCGGTATAACGTTGGCGTATCGCATAACCCGGGCAGCAACCTGAAGCTGGCCAGCGGCGTAGCCCGCGTGCCTGAGCTGCTCGCAGCAGGGGTTAAGGTCTCGCTCGGGACAGACGGTGCGGCCAGCAACAACAATCTGGATATGTTTGAGGAGATGCGGCTGGCTGCACTGATCCATAAGGGAGTCAGCGGTGATCCAACCGCTGTGCCGGCTCCTGAGGCGCTGCTGATGGCGACTGAGTATGGGGCGCAGTCGGTCTTCCTGAACAGCGTGGGCCGGCTTGCAGCGGGTATGAAGGCGGACTTCATCGCGCTGGATATTGACCAGCCGCATCTCCTGCCGCATACCGACCTGCTCTCCCATGCCGTCTATTCGGCCAGCGCCAAGGATGTGGAGCATGTGTGGGTCAACGGCAAGCAGGTGGTGAAGCACGGGCAATGCCTGACCCTGGATGAAGAAGCCATCCGCCGCAGAGCGCAGGAGACATTCGACAGCCTGCTGAAACGTTAA
- the panC gene encoding pantoate--beta-alanine ligase, with translation MRVIRTIAQLREALEYMRQGGHGPIGFVPTMGYLHEGHASLLRKAGEKSGTVVMSIFVNPLQFGPNEDYASYPRDEARDLALAEREGADLVFIPSVEEMYPQPIRTGVSVSSLTTQLCGASRPGHFDGVTTVVSKLFNIVQPDYAFFGLKDAQQVAVLRRMVSDLNMNVEIVACPIVREDDGLALSSRNVYLSDEERRQALVLSRSLREVRQGIDSGTIRTVDEARGLLVSVISESPLAVIDYAEILTFPDLEPLEGASRLSDAGGEIIMALAVKFGRTRLIDNNVFIPKEAHALV, from the coding sequence ATGAGAGTGATTCGGACTATTGCGCAGCTGCGTGAAGCGCTTGAATATATGCGTCAGGGGGGCCACGGGCCCATTGGTTTTGTACCCACGATGGGATATCTGCATGAAGGGCATGCCAGTCTGCTGCGCAAGGCAGGCGAGAAGAGCGGAACGGTCGTGATGAGTATTTTTGTCAATCCGCTGCAATTCGGACCGAATGAGGATTATGCCTCTTATCCGCGCGATGAAGCGCGCGACCTTGCGCTGGCGGAACGTGAGGGGGCAGACCTGGTCTTCATTCCAAGCGTTGAGGAAATGTATCCGCAGCCGATCCGTACAGGCGTATCGGTCTCCTCGCTGACTACGCAGCTCTGCGGCGCGTCGCGTCCGGGGCATTTCGATGGAGTGACAACGGTGGTCAGCAAGCTGTTCAATATTGTCCAGCCGGATTATGCCTTCTTCGGATTGAAGGACGCACAGCAGGTGGCGGTGCTCCGCCGGATGGTTTCCGACCTGAATATGAACGTAGAGATTGTCGCCTGTCCTATTGTCCGCGAGGATGACGGTCTGGCGCTCAGCTCGCGCAATGTCTACCTGAGCGATGAAGAACGCAGACAGGCGCTGGTGCTCTCCCGCTCGCTGCGCGAGGTGCGCCAGGGCATCGACAGCGGCACCATCCGTACGGTGGATGAGGCACGCGGTCTGCTGGTATCGGTGATCTCGGAATCTCCGCTTGCTGTGATTGATTATGCAGAGATTCTAACCTTCCCTGATCTGGAGCCGCTGGAAGGCGCAAGCCGGCTGAGTGACGCCGGCGGGGAGATCATTATGGCGCTGGCTGTCAAGTTCGGCAGAACCCGCCTGATTGACAATAACGTATTCATTCCCAAGGAGGCGCACGCCCTTGTTTAG
- a CDS encoding CCA tRNA nucleotidyltransferase — protein sequence MEWTMAPAGMAEAAGTVIAGLLADGHEAYYVGGCLRDELLGRPVHDIDITTSALPEQVIALFPRCVPTGLAHGTVTVLQDGHSFEVTTYRTESGYADHRRPGQVVFVRDVREDLRRRDFTINAICCGLDGTVIDPFGGERDLKLRVIRCVGRAEERFDEDALRMLRCVRFASVLDFAVAKNTWRGLLRQRDKLAHIAVERVRAEVTRIVEGPHPQRGLGLLLRSGLLPRGKAPFPWTGKELAAAAARSAGLETLQDARLRWALLLHALGSSAQRADELLRAWTFPGAARTGIAAVLRVREAWDAALSLAQPGASGALAGLRRRWIAAVLAHGTSAAEGWLTVLDAAAGGAAAGPGQHASGAAHAEPGATPAPGGPASGASDHAAPPSPLTTALLRSWTAEMPLTTLAELAVSGNEVADALQKRPGPWLGQLLGRLLLAAAAGDLANDNQLLLLEAQRMDNDEGR from the coding sequence ATGGAATGGACAATGGCGCCGGCGGGCATGGCAGAAGCTGCCGGTACAGTAATTGCAGGTCTGCTGGCCGATGGCCATGAGGCTTATTACGTAGGCGGCTGCCTGCGCGATGAGCTGCTGGGACGTCCGGTGCATGACATCGACATCACAACCTCCGCGCTGCCGGAGCAGGTCATCGCCCTGTTCCCGCGCTGCGTCCCGACAGGACTTGCGCATGGAACGGTTACGGTGCTGCAGGACGGCCACAGCTTCGAGGTAACGACCTACCGGACGGAGAGCGGTTATGCCGATCACCGCCGTCCCGGTCAGGTCGTTTTTGTCCGCGATGTGAGGGAGGACCTGCGCCGCCGGGATTTCACCATCAATGCGATCTGCTGCGGCCTGGACGGCACGGTGATCGATCCCTTCGGCGGAGAGCGCGACCTGAAGCTGCGGGTTATCCGCTGCGTGGGCCGGGCGGAGGAGCGCTTCGACGAGGACGCGCTGCGGATGCTGCGCTGCGTGCGCTTCGCCTCGGTGCTGGACTTCGCGGTGGCGAAGAACACCTGGCGCGGACTGCTGCGCCAGCGCGACAAGCTGGCGCATATCGCGGTTGAGCGGGTGCGCGCGGAGGTAACGCGCATCGTGGAGGGCCCGCACCCGCAGCGCGGGCTGGGCCTGCTGCTGCGCAGCGGCCTGCTGCCGCGCGGCAAAGCGCCGTTCCCTTGGACCGGCAAGGAGCTGGCGGCGGCAGCCGCCCGTTCAGCCGGTCTGGAGACCCTGCAGGACGCCCGTCTGCGCTGGGCGCTCCTGCTTCATGCCCTGGGATCGTCGGCGCAGCGCGCCGATGAGCTCCTGCGGGCATGGACGTTCCCGGGGGCGGCGCGCACTGGCATCGCCGCCGTGCTCCGCGTCCGCGAAGCCTGGGACGCGGCGCTGTCTCTAGCGCAGCCGGGGGCTTCCGGCGCGCTTGCGGGCCTGCGGCGGCGGTGGATCGCCGCCGTGCTGGCCCATGGCACGTCAGCCGCCGAAGGATGGCTGACGGTGCTGGATGCGGCGGCGGGCGGAGCTGCCGCCGGACCCGGGCAACACGCGTCAGGTGCAGCACATGCTGAACCTGGCGCAACCCCTGCACCCGGCGGACCCGCCTCAGGTGCATCCGATCATGCAGCACCTCCCAGCCCCCTCACCACAGCGCTTCTGCGGTCCTGGACCGCTGAGATGCCGCTGACAACGCTCGCGGAGCTGGCGGTGAGCGGTAACGAGGTGGCAGATGCGCTGCAGAAACGGCCCGGACCGTGGCTGGGCCAGCTGCTGGGGCGGCTGCTTCTGGCCGCTGCTGCGGGCGACCTGGCCAATGACAACCAATTATTGCTGCTTGAAGCACAAAGGATGGATAACGATGAAGGACGTTGA
- a CDS encoding aminoglycoside adenylyltransferase domain-containing protein: protein METLPYLDRAVELFKQELGANLTGIYLHGSLAMGCFHADTGDIDLLIVVQDKLSQEVSRRLAKRIVALHDMLPNKRGIELSIVLKTYLREFVYPTPFEFHFSEAHLERYRTDGHYLCGGYEDADLAAHFTVVYHRGVSLYGEPIHEAFLPVDRRYYLDSIINDIGDAPLKIKEAPVYYTLNLCRVLYYVREGVVSSKKEGGEWGQKHLPAKYHGLLTRCLEVYNGSSGGEAYDLELLTDYAAYMINEIEHQRENG, encoded by the coding sequence TTGGAAACATTACCATATTTAGATCGTGCGGTAGAGCTGTTTAAGCAGGAGCTGGGGGCTAACCTGACGGGGATTTATTTGCATGGCTCGCTGGCGATGGGTTGCTTCCATGCGGATACGGGAGACATCGATCTGCTGATCGTGGTACAGGACAAGCTGTCCCAAGAAGTCAGCCGGAGGCTCGCGAAACGGATTGTAGCTTTACATGACATGCTGCCGAATAAGCGCGGAATTGAACTGTCTATTGTCTTGAAGACATACTTGAGGGAGTTTGTGTACCCGACTCCGTTTGAGTTTCATTTCTCAGAAGCCCATTTAGAGCGGTACAGAACAGACGGACATTACCTGTGCGGCGGCTACGAGGATGCTGATCTGGCGGCGCATTTTACCGTTGTCTATCACCGGGGAGTGAGCCTGTACGGGGAGCCGATCCATGAGGCGTTTCTGCCGGTGGACCGCAGGTATTATCTGGATTCCATAATCAATGATATCGGAGACGCACCCCTGAAGATCAAGGAAGCTCCCGTGTATTATACGCTGAATCTATGCCGGGTACTGTATTATGTGCGGGAAGGTGTGGTGTCTTCCAAAAAGGAAGGCGGAGAGTGGGGACAGAAGCATTTGCCGGCGAAATATCACGGACTGCTTACACGGTGTCTGGAGGTCTATAACGGATCGTCCGGCGGCGAAGCCTACGACCTGGAATTGCTAACTG
- the panB gene encoding 3-methyl-2-oxobutanoate hydroxymethyltransferase — protein MADKHALNIIKMRKMKADGTPLTMLTAYDYPSALLAEEAGIDLILVGDSLGNVVLGYDTTLPVTIDDMVYHTRSVKRGAPNTFIITDMPFMTYHGSVDETLRGVRRLMQEGQAHAVKMEGGLEICAAVSAVVAAGVPVLGHIGLTPQSVNMIGGYRIQGKDAKDAQRLMDEAKALEAAGAFGIVLELVTEEVAEAISKAVSIPTIGIGAGRYCDGQVLVFHDLLRYDSPYREKRFVKTYADVGSVIREGISSYVREVKDRSFPAEEHVFKADDTVLEALYGSAAKGAK, from the coding sequence ATGGCAGACAAACATGCACTGAATATTATCAAAATGCGCAAAATGAAAGCAGACGGGACGCCCCTGACTATGCTGACCGCCTATGACTATCCTTCAGCTCTGCTGGCCGAGGAAGCCGGGATCGACCTGATTCTGGTGGGCGATTCACTGGGCAACGTTGTGCTTGGTTACGATACAACCCTGCCGGTTACCATAGACGATATGGTCTACCACACCCGTTCGGTGAAGCGGGGGGCGCCGAATACATTTATAATAACAGATATGCCGTTTATGACTTACCACGGAAGCGTGGACGAGACGCTGCGCGGGGTACGGAGGCTGATGCAGGAAGGCCAGGCCCATGCGGTCAAAATGGAAGGCGGCCTCGAAATCTGCGCTGCCGTGTCCGCAGTCGTAGCTGCCGGAGTACCGGTGCTGGGACATATCGGCTTGACTCCGCAGTCGGTCAACATGATCGGCGGCTACCGGATTCAGGGCAAGGATGCCAAGGATGCGCAGCGGCTGATGGATGAAGCGAAGGCGCTGGAGGCTGCCGGGGCGTTCGGCATTGTGCTGGAGCTGGTCACGGAGGAAGTGGCAGAAGCCATCTCCAAGGCGGTCAGCATACCGACCATCGGGATTGGCGCAGGACGTTACTGTGACGGCCAGGTGCTGGTCTTCCATGATCTGCTGCGCTATGACTCGCCTTACCGGGAGAAGCGGTTCGTCAAGACTTACGCCGATGTCGGCAGCGTGATCCGCGAAGGGATCAGCAGCTACGTCCGGGAAGTGAAGGACCGTTCGTTCCCGGCGGAGGAGCATGTGTTCAAGGCAGATGATACGGTGCTGGAAGCTTTATACGGCAGCGCCGCCAAAGGAGCGAAATAA
- a CDS encoding biotin--[acetyl-CoA-carboxylase] ligase — protein sequence MKDVDARISGGLKRESFAASWSGRIEHMDTVVSTQEEAKLLAERGVPEGTAVMAEEQTGGRGRMGRKWHSPHGKGIWISLVLRPGLPLALTPQLTLLAGVAVCTAIREVTGVDAGIKWPNDLLAGGRKICGILLESSLREGGLHYCIAGIGIAANLTEEDYPEELRGIGTSLLIEGGGIPVDRMRLAEAVLEELEYWYTLYNREGFQPVKERWEAMSVTLGRQVSVNTPQGRSEATAVGLSDHGELLLRKASGEIASVLSGEIEMI from the coding sequence ATGAAGGACGTTGATGCCCGTATCTCCGGCGGCTTGAAGCGGGAGAGCTTCGCTGCAAGCTGGTCCGGCAGAATAGAGCATATGGATACAGTGGTGTCTACCCAGGAGGAGGCCAAGCTGCTGGCTGAACGCGGTGTGCCGGAGGGAACGGCGGTCATGGCCGAGGAGCAGACAGGAGGCCGGGGGAGGATGGGCCGCAAATGGCATTCTCCCCACGGCAAAGGCATCTGGATCAGCCTGGTGCTGCGCCCCGGCCTGCCGCTGGCCTTGACGCCCCAGCTGACGCTGCTGGCCGGCGTGGCGGTATGTACGGCCATCCGTGAGGTGACCGGAGTTGATGCCGGCATCAAGTGGCCTAACGATCTGCTGGCCGGAGGCCGCAAAATCTGCGGCATTCTGCTCGAATCCTCGCTCCGCGAGGGCGGGCTTCATTATTGCATTGCCGGGATCGGCATCGCCGCCAATCTGACGGAGGAGGACTACCCCGAGGAGCTGCGCGGCATCGGAACCTCGCTGCTGATCGAAGGCGGCGGGATTCCGGTCGACCGGATGAGGCTGGCAGAGGCGGTGCTGGAGGAGCTTGAATATTGGTACACGCTATACAACCGGGAGGGCTTCCAGCCGGTGAAGGAGCGCTGGGAGGCCATGTCGGTGACATTAGGCCGCCAGGTCAGCGTGAATACGCCGCAGGGCCGCAGCGAAGCGACCGCTGTCGGACTAAGTGACCACGGGGAGCTGCTGCTGCGCAAGGCCTCCGGTGAAATAGCCAGCGTATTGTCCGGCGAGATCGAGATGATCTAG
- the panD gene encoding aspartate 1-decarboxylase translates to MFRHMMKSKIHRATVTEANLNYVGSITIDEDLMEAADLLENEKVQIVDNNNGSRLETYVIPGPRGSGVICLNGAAARLVQPGDTVIIISYAMLSAEELAGHKPTVVFVDADNKPVKLADHEIHATIA, encoded by the coding sequence TTGTTTAGACATATGATGAAATCCAAGATTCACCGGGCAACGGTCACGGAAGCCAATCTGAATTATGTGGGCAGCATCACCATTGATGAGGATCTGATGGAAGCCGCAGACCTGCTGGAGAACGAGAAGGTACAGATTGTGGATAATAACAACGGCTCCCGTCTGGAAACTTATGTCATTCCCGGCCCGCGCGGCAGCGGCGTGATTTGTCTTAACGGCGCAGCTGCCCGCCTGGTGCAGCCCGGCGATACCGTCATTATCATCTCCTATGCGATGCTGTCGGCAGAGGAGCTGGCCGGACACAAGCCGACTGTAGTGTTTGTGGATGCGGACAACAAGCCGGTCAAGCTGGCCGATCATGAGATTCACGCGACCATTGCTTAA
- the dinG gene encoding ATP-dependent DNA helicase DinG, with protein sequence MKFAVLDFETTGTQSVGEIIQVGLAIIEEDGSISRVYGSFVKPGAPIPPFITGLTGITDSDVQEAPELEDMMMELVPLLDDVVLVGHNVAFDFHFLQNALDRCGYLPFQGRILDTIDFLKICFPTLGTYQLGAVSSHFGLAHDRPHQADSDALATALVLLKCLEELRSLPLLAIQRLNELFADEDSDLAWYFDGLLREREMETFQPENGLTFYRQLALAAGDWTELAPPRGEGTGNPLENITFEEYMDEVTLRLQEAFPQYESREAQDLMIHEVSTALAEDKHLLIEAGTGTGKSLGYLLPAIYHSVRNEQKVMVSTHTINLQDQLHERDIPLLTRVVPFPFKASIFKGRGHYLCLRKFEHRLIKKDFTSTREEALTAAQMLVWLTQTTTGDDEELNLSGRGGDFWETVASDTDSCLGRACPWFRKCFYHRAKHEAGISDVVVTNHSKLFADVKAGHQLLPAYEHLVIDEAHHLEDIAGKHLGMQMKYFTVAHTLTRLYKDSRSGQLPALRQTLQSSGSEQAAEWSGVIDRIYPDLLTVKESWDALSERLFALLPERSDAAAGEAGQLVTRLQPGKKPKEWEELAALEQTLHLSLSDIIRKGDKMLSEMRDTDSQSSADSLVTDIGGLFKDLASIRDQIRFFMTLNDENIVYWLEGSGNYKGKSLQMYAVPVDVSAQLRELFFDKKKSVILTSATLSVDKSFQFMIDNLGLDGAAEQGRLMTALLPSPFKYREQALLVIPRDFPSVKGSIGDARFVDTLVRSLAETAVVTRGRMLVLFTSYKMLRQVYDPLKEALAPEDIAVLGQGVEGGSRNKLIRRFQDSTASVLLGTSSFWEGVDIPGEALTCLAIVRLPFQPPNHPLAEAKSELLQAQKKNPFMKLSVPQAVIRFKQGFGRLVRTAQDRGIVIVYDTRVIESYYGKYFLYSLPGPKMEHMRTDQMVPRIAEWLDEGGVS encoded by the coding sequence ATGAAATTTGCCGTGCTTGATTTCGAAACTACGGGAACCCAATCTGTGGGTGAGATCATCCAGGTTGGCCTTGCCATTATTGAAGAAGACGGGTCCATCTCCCGGGTATATGGTTCCTTCGTCAAGCCCGGAGCACCCATTCCTCCTTTTATCACAGGCCTGACCGGAATTACAGACAGCGATGTGCAGGAGGCACCGGAGCTTGAGGATATGATGATGGAGCTGGTGCCGCTGCTGGATGATGTGGTCCTGGTTGGCCATAATGTAGCGTTTGATTTTCACTTTCTGCAGAATGCGCTGGACCGCTGCGGCTATCTGCCGTTTCAGGGCCGGATTCTGGATACGATTGATTTCCTCAAAATCTGCTTCCCGACCCTGGGCACCTACCAGCTTGGAGCGGTCAGCAGCCATTTCGGCCTTGCCCATGATCGGCCCCATCAGGCGGACAGCGATGCGCTGGCTACAGCGCTTGTGCTGCTCAAATGCCTCGAGGAGCTGCGCAGTCTGCCTCTCCTGGCGATCCAGCGGCTGAATGAGCTGTTCGCTGACGAGGATAGCGACCTGGCCTGGTATTTCGACGGTCTGCTGCGGGAGCGGGAGATGGAGACCTTCCAGCCTGAGAACGGGCTGACCTTCTACCGCCAGCTGGCGCTGGCTGCCGGCGACTGGACCGAACTTGCCCCGCCGCGCGGGGAGGGAACCGGCAATCCGCTGGAGAATATTACCTTTGAAGAATATATGGATGAGGTCACCTTGCGGCTGCAGGAGGCTTTTCCCCAATATGAGAGCCGTGAAGCCCAGGATCTGATGATTCATGAGGTGAGCACAGCGCTTGCGGAGGATAAGCATCTGCTGATTGAGGCGGGGACAGGCACCGGCAAATCGCTTGGTTACCTGCTCCCGGCGATCTATCACAGTGTCCGCAATGAGCAGAAGGTCATGGTCAGCACCCATACGATCAACCTTCAGGACCAGCTGCATGAGCGGGATATCCCGCTGCTGACCCGTGTTGTGCCGTTCCCGTTCAAGGCATCCATCTTCAAGGGGAGAGGGCACTATTTGTGCCTGCGTAAATTTGAACATAGATTGATCAAAAAGGATTTCACCAGCACCAGAGAAGAGGCGCTGACAGCCGCGCAGATGCTCGTCTGGCTGACCCAGACAACCACCGGTGACGATGAGGAGCTTAACCTGAGCGGGCGGGGCGGCGACTTCTGGGAGACAGTTGCCAGTGACACCGACTCCTGCCTGGGGCGGGCCTGCCCCTGGTTCCGCAAGTGCTTTTACCACCGGGCCAAGCATGAAGCCGGCATCTCGGATGTGGTAGTTACCAATCACTCCAAGCTGTTCGCGGATGTCAAGGCCGGTCATCAGCTCCTTCCGGCGTATGAGCATCTCGTTATAGACGAAGCCCATCATCTGGAGGATATTGCCGGCAAGCATCTGGGCATGCAGATGAAATATTTCACAGTTGCGCATACGCTGACCCGCCTGTACAAGGACAGCCGCAGCGGCCAGCTGCCTGCGCTCCGCCAGACGCTGCAGAGCTCCGGCAGTGAGCAGGCCGCCGAGTGGAGCGGGGTCATCGACCGGATCTATCCGGACCTGCTGACCGTGAAGGAATCCTGGGATGCCCTGAGCGAGCGTCTCTTCGCGCTGCTGCCTGAGCGCAGCGACGCGGCGGCCGGTGAAGCCGGACAGCTGGTGACGCGTCTGCAGCCGGGCAAGAAGCCTAAGGAATGGGAGGAGCTGGCCGCCCTTGAGCAGACCCTTCATCTGAGCCTGAGCGACATTATCCGCAAGGGTGACAAAATGCTCAGCGAGATGCGTGACACGGACAGCCAGTCCTCTGCGGACAGTCTGGTCACGGATATCGGTGGACTGTTCAAAGACCTGGCCTCGATCCGGGACCAGATCCGCTTCTTCATGACTCTGAATGATGAGAATATCGTGTACTGGCTGGAGGGCAGCGGCAACTACAAGGGCAAATCGCTGCAGATGTATGCCGTTCCGGTAGATGTCAGCGCCCAACTCCGCGAGCTGTTCTTCGACAAGAAGAAAAGCGTGATTCTGACTTCGGCGACCCTGTCGGTGGACAAATCCTTCCAGTTCATGATCGACAACCTCGGGCTTGACGGTGCTGCGGAGCAGGGGCGGCTGATGACCGCATTGCTGCCCTCTCCCTTCAAATACCGGGAGCAGGCACTTCTGGTTATTCCCCGCGACTTCCCAAGCGTCAAGGGAAGCATAGGGGATGCACGCTTCGTGGACACACTGGTGCGCTCCCTTGCGGAGACCGCTGTCGTTACACGTGGCCGGATGCTGGTGCTGTTCACCTCCTACAAGATGCTCCGCCAGGTGTATGACCCGCTGAAGGAAGCGCTGGCCCCTGAGGATATAGCTGTGCTTGGACAGGGCGTGGAGGGCGGCAGCCGCAATAAGCTGATCCGGCGCTTCCAGGACAGCACCGCCTCTGTGCTGCTGGGCACCAGCAGCTTCTGGGAAGGGGTGGACATCCCCGGCGAGGCGCTGACCTGTCTGGCGATTGTCCGGCTGCCGTTCCAGCCGCCGAATCATCCGCTGGCCGAGGCGAAGTCGGAGCTGCTGCAGGCCCAGAAGAAGAATCCGTTCATGAAGCTGTCTGTTCCGCAGGCGGTCATCCGCTTCAAGCAAGGCTTCGGACGGCTCGTGCGGACCGCGCAGGACCGCGGAATCGTTATAGTTTATGATACCAGGGTTATTGAATCTTATTATGGGAAGTACTTTCTGTATTCCCTGCCCGGACCCAAGATGGAGCATATGCGGACCGACCAGATGGTACCGCGGATCGCCGAGTGGCTGGACGAAGGCGGGGTTTCATAA
- a CDS encoding DUF5590 domain-containing protein → MKKKRRKWLWLGIILVLLLLFGLSQFYAYIMKDQWTERNEAKELARAQAGLTEITKAQKSVWDENSIYWVLTGSNAAGTELMVWVRFTSEGKPAGGENGLYAEELSKGTSEAQMRKLLAGQMPDIKIKRLLPGVYNGEYAWQLFYQKEGRYYYSFYRFSDGSAIGEGYSLPNR, encoded by the coding sequence GTGAAGAAGAAGAGGAGAAAATGGCTCTGGCTGGGGATTATCCTGGTGCTGCTCCTTCTGTTCGGACTGAGCCAGTTCTATGCCTATATTATGAAGGATCAGTGGACCGAGCGGAACGAAGCCAAGGAACTGGCCAGAGCACAGGCCGGATTAACTGAGATCACCAAGGCCCAGAAGTCGGTCTGGGATGAGAATTCGATCTATTGGGTGCTGACCGGAAGCAATGCGGCAGGGACCGAGCTGATGGTATGGGTACGTTTCACAAGTGAGGGCAAGCCTGCCGGAGGAGAGAACGGCCTCTATGCCGAAGAGCTGAGCAAGGGCACCTCAGAGGCGCAGATGCGCAAGCTGTTAGCCGGCCAGATGCCGGATATTAAGATCAAACGGCTGCTCCCCGGAGTGTATAACGGGGAATACGCCTGGCAGCTCTTTTACCAAAAAGAGGGGCGTTATTATTACAGCTTCTACCGCTTCTCTGACGGCAGCGCCATCGGTGAGGGGTACAGCCTGCCGAACCGCTAG